A genomic window from Triticum urartu cultivar G1812 chromosome 7, Tu2.1, whole genome shotgun sequence includes:
- the LOC125524467 gene encoding probable methyltransferase PMT9, whose product MKPHPPPPPPPGSRGWGAGATGRRRAFACALAGAALALALLCLFHGAAFGPTLRLRASQVQAQAPLPDGLALSSLPVCDARHSELIPCLDRGLHHQLRLRLNLSLMEHYERHCPPAPRRLNCLIPPPDGYLVPIRWPRSRDEVWTANIPHTHLASEKSDQRWMVVNGDKINFPGGGTHFHHGADKYIVNLAQMLGFPNDKLNNEGNIRNVLDVGCGVASFGAYLLPLDIIAMSLAPNDVHENQIQFALERGIPSTLGVLGTRRLPYPSRSFELAHCSRCRIDWLQRDGILLLEVDRVLRPGGYFVYSSPEAYAHHDPVNRKIWKQMSNLAQRMCWRIASKEGQTVIWVKPLTNGCYMRREPRALPPMCAHDDDPDAAWNVLMKACITPYSKRVSKAKGAELLPWPQRLTAPPPRLEEIGISSKNFSEDNEIWNSRVAQYWKLMKSEIQKYSFRNVMDMNANLGGFAASLRKKDVWVMNVVPFMESGKLKIIYDRGLIGTIHDWCESFSTYPRTYDLLHAWLLFSEMENQGCGLEDLLIEMDRIMRPHGYAIIRDKAAVIDYIKKLLPALRWDDWSSEVKPKRDALSSDDERVLIVRKKLWDQAAQAAS is encoded by the exons ATGAAGCCGcaccccccgccgccgccgccgccgggcaGCCGGGGGTGGGGCGCGGGCgcgacgggccgccgccgggccTTCGCGTGCGCCCTCGCCGGGGCCGCCCTCGCGCTCGCGCTCCTCTGCCTCTTCCACGGCGCCGCCTTCGGCCCCACCCTCCGCCTCCGAGCCTCGCAGGTCCAGGCCCAGGCCCCGCTCCCCGACGGCCTCGCGCTCTCCTCCCTCCCG GTGTGCGACGCGAGGCACTCGGAGCTGATCCCGTGCCTGGACCGGGGCCTCCACCACCAGCTCCGCCTCAGGCTCAACCTCTCCCTCATGGAGCACTACGAGCGCCACTGCccgcccgcgccccgccgcctcaaCTGCCTCATCCCCCCACCCGATGGCTACCTG GTGCCGATCAGGTGGCCGAGGAGCAGGGACGAGGTGTGGACGGCCAACATACCCCACACGCACCTCGCCTCCGAGAAGTCAGACCAGAGGTGGATGGTGGTGAACGGCGACAAGATCAACTTCCCCGGCGGAGGCACCCACTTCCACCACGGCGCCGACAAGTACATTGTGAACCTCGCGCAG ATGTTGGGGTTTCCAAATGACAAGCTGAACAACGAAGGCAACATCAGGAACGTGCTCGACGTCGGCTGCGGGGTTGCTAGCTTCGGGGCTTACCTCCTACCGCTGGATATAATTGCAATGTCGCTTGCTCCCAACGATGTGCACGAGAACCAGATTCAGTTTGCCCTTGAGAGGGGGATCCCGTCGACCCTTGGTGTGCTGGGCACAAGGAGGCTGCCATATCCAAGCCGCTCATTCGAGCTGGCGCATTGCTCACGCTGTCGAATCGACTGGTTGCAGAGGGATGGGATCTTGTTGCTGGAAGTGGATAGGGTTTTGAGGCCTGGAGGGTATTTCGTTTATTCCTCACCAGAGGCTTATGCTCATCATGATCCAGTTAACCGGAAGATATGGAAGCAGATGAGCAATCTTGCTCAGAGGATGTGCTGGAGGATTGCTTCAAAGGAGGGCCAGACGGTGATATGGGTCAAACCATTGACAAACGGGTGCTATATGAGGAGAGAGCCCAGAGCACTTCCTCCCATGTGTGCCCATGATGATGACCCAGATGCTGCTTGGAATGTCCTCATGAAAGCATGCATAACTCCCTACTCCAAGA GAGTTAGCAAGGCTAAAGGAGCCGAACTGCTTCCCTGGCCACAAAGGCTCACAGCACCACCCCCTCGTCTGGAAGAGATTGGAATCAGTTCAAAGAATTTTTCTGAAGACAAT GAAATTTGGAATTCTAGAGTTGCTCAGTACTGGAAACTTATGAAATCTGAGATACAGAAGTATTCCTTCAGAAATGTTATGGATATGAATGCTAACCTTGGCGGATTTGCAGCATCACTGAGGAAAAAGGATGTCTGGGTAATGAATGTAGTCCCTTTCATGGAATCTGGAAAACTGAAGATCATATATGACCGTGGTTTGATAGGGACAATCCATGACTG GTGCGAGTCATTCTCGACATACCCTCGTACCTACGACCTCCTTCACGCGTGGCTCCTGTTCTCTGAGATGGAGAATCAAGGCTGTGGCCTGGAAGATCTGCTGATCGAGATGGACCGCATCATGAGGCCTCATGGGTACGCCATCATCAGGGACAAAGCTGCTGTCATAGACTACATCAAGAAGCTTCTACCCGCGCTGAGATGGGACGACTGGTCATCTGAGGTGAAACCAAAGAGAGACGCACTTTCGTCAGATGATGAAAGAGTCTTGATCGTGAGGAAGAAGCTATGGGATCAGGCAGCGCAGGCGGCTTCCTAG
- the LOC125519217 gene encoding uncharacterized protein LOC125519217, whose translation MDLIDGHVMFAVLILSDNSLILTGPKRGLALCGSLFFEIDLKVKDVHGREVKDERLSKRKVVATLSTPESRKSSSKGTLVVNGITRQASNFEYGVEKNTLVSMHSTLEMNFAFVRDAVEGTVEIRILEGLVDFHGKIIATTTRVPCEIVLHDSRVNGLLTAGDDQVMRTARRVVCLSAGEMLLVTVAPEGGDELSCHTVSFASRLNGCAAENMVCGNYKMQVKVTWSIVV comes from the exons ATGGACCTCATAGATGGGCATGTCATGTTTGCTGTGCTGATATTATCA GACAATTCATTGATTTTGACTGGTCCAAAGAGAGGACTTGCGCTCTGCGGTTCGCTATTCTTTGAAATCGATCTGAAGGTTAAGGATGTGCATGGGAGGGAGGTCAAGGATGAAAGGCTCAGCAAACGGAAAGTAGTGGCTACTCTCAG TACACCCGAGAGTAGAAAATCCAGTAGCAAAGGCACGCTGGTTGTTAATGGCATCACAAGACAGGCATCAAACTTCGAATATGGGGTTGAAAAAAACACGCTTGTCAGCATGCACAGCACATTGGAGATGAACTTTGCATTCGTTAGGGACGCCGTGGAGGGCACGGTTGAGATCAGGATCCTTGAGGGGCTTGTTGATTTCCATGGTAAGATCATTGCTACCACCACCAGAGTTCCATGTGAAATTGTGCTACATGATAGCAGAGTGAATGGCTTGCTCACTGCCGGCGATGATCAAGTCATGCGAACAGCGCGCCGCGTGGTATGTCTATCTGCAGGTGAGATGCTCTTGGTGACTGTTGCTCCTGAAGGTGGCGATGAGCTCTCTTGCCACACTGTTAGTTTTGCTTCAAGGCTCAACGGTTGTGCCGCCGAGAACATGGTGTGTGGTAACTATAAGATGCAAGTGAAGGTCACTTGGTCGATTGTGGTGTAA